One Rhipicephalus microplus isolate Deutch F79 chromosome 4, USDA_Rmic, whole genome shotgun sequence genomic window carries:
- the LOC142814780 gene encoding uncharacterized protein LOC142814780 gives MIYKKWIVAIKRDEGPEFQVGKSTKVCSKHFRSSDFIPSVVSGRSLLRDSAVPSVFAFSKEKKERKPPKPRASPQVRSQNPVLGPGVLGDELMHSPDEGKAAPIGLEEPTRLNSSLEGENARLAETIKQKNNEIARLRDELCQIKEQLVAAKGIIGQLGFEKESLSCQLAAERERTAPFTVERFKDCDEDMLFYTGLPSYNHFKKLLVYLNPGDDGCNVLRSERTESSEPRSSRGRKRKLSTENELFLVLVRLHLGLFEDDLAHRFCIAQSTVSRICTSWINFLYAKLGLLPLWAPRRIVDATMPPEFKEKYSSTRVILDATEIQCEVPSSLSLQSTTYSPYKSSNTFKGLIGVLSNGLVAFVSELFTGSSSDRECVIRSGFLDLQFDDEDAVMTEKGFRIEDLLEKNGVKLNLPPFLKGGTFSPEEVKSTKEIAALRIHVERQIQRIKAFHIFDRPIPLTLAPLINQIWTVTAIVSNFQSSLMQQSSGKPQQEP, from the coding sequence ATGATATACAAGAAGTGGATTGTTGCGATCAAGAGGGATGAAGGCCCGGAATTTCAAGTCGGCAAGTCAACGAAGGTCTGCTCGAAGCATTTTAGGTCATCGGACTTTATACCTAGCGTTGTGAGTGGCCGCAGCCTCCTTCGGGACTCGGCAGTTCCGTCAGTTTTTGCTTTTtccaaggaaaagaaagaacGGAAGCCCCCAAAGCCACGTGCTTCACCACAAGTAAGAAGCCAAAACCCGGTTCTAGGCCCAGGAGTGCTAGGCGATGAGCTTATGCATAGCCCAGATGAAGGGAAGGCAGCACCGATAGGTCTAGAGGAACCCACTAGGCTCAACAGCTCACTTGAAGGTGAAAATGCACGTTTGGCCGAAAcgataaaacagaaaaacaacgaaatcgcgcGGCTCCGAGACGAGCTTTGCCAAATCAAGGAGCAGCTTGTTGCTGCAAAAGGAATCATCGGGCAACTGGGCTTCGAAAAGGAGTCCTTGAGTTgccaacttgctgctgaaagagaACGAACGGCTCCCTTCACAGTGGAACGGTTCAAGGACTGCGACGAAGACATGCTATTTTACACTGGGCTGCCAAGCTACAACCATTTCAAGAAACTTCTGGTCTACTTGAACCCCGGTGATGATGGGTGCAACGTTCTACGTTCAGAACGTACAGAAAGCAGTGAACCCAGATCATCGCGAGGGCGGAAGAGAAAACTAAGCACGGAAAATGAGCTGTTTTTGGTGCTAGTCCGACTGCACCTCGGCCTTTTTGAAGATGATTTGGCTCACAGGTTCTGCATTGCCCAGTCAACTGTGTCCCGAATATGCACATCGTGGATTAACTTCCTGTATGCCAAACTAGGCCTGTTACCTCTGTGGGCTCCTAGAAGAATTGTAGATGCTACAATGCCACCCGAGTTTAAGGAAAAGTATTCATCGACTCGAGTAATCCTGGACGCCACGGAAATACAGTGCGAGGTGCCATCATCCTTGTCCCTACAGTCTACAACGTACTCCCCATACAAGTCGAGCAACACATTCAAGGGACTCATCGGCGTCCTGTCTAATGGCCTTGTCGCCTTTGTGTCAGAGCTTTTCACGGGATCCAGCTCAGACAGAGAGTGTGTGATTAGGAGTGGTTTTTTAGACTTGCAGTTTGACGACGAAGATGCTGTTATGACAGAAAAGGGCTTTCGCATCGAAGATCTCTTGGAAAAGAATGGAGTGAAATTGAACCTGCCGCCGTTCCTGAAGGGTGGCACATTCTCACCTGAGGAAGTGAAATCTACAAAGGAGATTGCTGCTTTGCGGATACACGTGGAGCGGCAGATACAGCGGATAAAGGCATTCCACATTTTTGATAGACCCATACCGTTAACCTTGGCTCCACTGATTAACCAAATTTGGACTGTGACGGCAATCGTGAGCAACTTCCAGTCTTCTCTCATGCAACAGTCAAGTGGCAAACCGCAACAAGAGCCTTAG